Below is a window of Clavibacter michiganensis subsp. tessellarius DNA.
ATCACCAGGGTCACGATGGGGAAGATCTGGCTGAAGAGGCGGAGTCGCGAGTACGCCCACCAGTAGCCGGCCGAGGCGCGCCAGGCGAAGTAGTAGAGCGTGACGGTCATCGCGAGCACCACGAAGGAGCGGAACCAGACGGCCGGGGCGACGGCGATGCCGTCGGAGGCGAGGGTCAGCGCGATGGCCACGGCGGTCGCGCCGACGGCGGTCTCGGCGACGAGGATCCACCGGATCCAGCGGAAGGCCCGCGCCGTGAAGGGGTGGTCGCGCTTGTCCTCGGCGATGACGTGGCCCGCCTGGCGGCCGGCCGCGATGCGGTCGAGACGGCTGAGCAGCTGGTCCACCGGTGTCGTCCTCCTCGGGTCGGGCGAGCGGGCGTCGGATGCGCCCGGATCAGGGTACGACGCCACGCCGCCCGCCCGCCGGGAACGAGCCGGGCTGCGCGGGACGGACACGTCAGCATCCCCTCATCTCGCCGCCGAGGCGCGGGGGCGACACGATCCGGGCACGCGCGCCGACGACCCGCCCGCTCCCCCGCATGACACGCCATGACGCCCCGCGTCGTCACACCCCGCAACCCCGCGTCACACCCCTCGCCAGCCCGCCGGACCCGCCCCTACCGTGGCCCCACCGCGAGGCGCGGCACCGGTCGCGCCCCTTCACGAGAGGACAGGACATGACCCTGATCGACCGCGAGCCCCGACCCGCATCCGGCTCCCCCACGCCCGCCCGCAGCACCGCGAACGCCAGCGCCGACGCCCACGCCAGCGCCAGCGCCAGCGCCAGCGCCCACGCCGACCGCCCGCGCCCCGCTCCCCTCGGCGACGCCCCCGTCGACCGCTGGAAGGGAGCCCCACGCCCCACGACGCCGGCGGCGTGGATCGCCCGTGCCCGCGAGGTCGGCGACATCCTCGCCGTCGACCAGGTCGAGCGCGATCGCGCCGGCGCGAGCCCGCACCAGGAGGTCGCGCTGCTCAAGCACGCCGGCCTCGTCACGCTGCTCGGCCCTGCGGAGCACGGCGGCGGCGGGCAGACGTGGGACACCGCGTACAAGGTGATCCGCGCGGTCGCCCGCGGCGACGGATCCATCGGCCAGCTCCTCGGCTACCACTACCTCTGGGCGTGGGCCGTGCGGCTCGTCGGCACGGACGCGCAGATCGCGGCCGTCGAGAAGCTCGCGACCACCGGGAACCTCCTCTTCGGCGGCGCCGTGAACCCGCGCGACTCCGACCTCGTCATCCGCGAGGACGGCGACGAGCTCGTCTACTCGGGCCAGAAGTCCTTCTCTACGGGCGGCGTCGTCTCCGACCTCACGGTGCTCGAGGGCGTGATCGAGGGCACCGATACCCACGTCTTCGCGATCGTGCCGACCGACCAGCCGGGCATCGTCTTCGGCCACGACTGGGACAGCCTCGGGCAGCGGCTCACGGAGTCGGGCTCTGTCGAGATCCGCGACGTGCGGGTGCCGTGGGCGGATGCGGCGGGCTTCGTCGACAGGGTGTTCCAGCCGCTCGTCTACGGAACGCTCAACGTGCCGGCCATCCAGCTGGTGTTCGCGAACTTCTACCAGGGCATCGCCGAGGGCGCGCTCGAGACGGCCGCGGCCTACACGCGGAGCACCACGCGCGCCTGGCCCTACGGCGGCGACGACAAGGAGCGCGCGACCGACGAGTGGTACGTCCTCGAGGGCTACGGCCAGCTGCAGTCGAAGGTGTGGGCGTCGGAGGCGCTGCTCGATCGGGTGGGCGCCGAGATCAGCGCCGTGCTGCACGCGCCGCGCGAGAGGCTGACGGAGCGGAAGCGCGGGGAGATCGCCGTGCGGGTCGCCGCGGCCAAGGCGCGCATCGCGGAGGACGGGCTGGAGGTCGGCACGCGCATCCTCGAGCTCACGGGCGCCCGCGCCTCCTCGGCGAAGGCCGGGCTCGACATCTTCTGGCGGAACCTGCGCACGCACACGCTGCACGACCCGATCCCCTACAAGCGCCGCGAGGTGGGCCGGCACCTGCTGCTCGGCGAGATCCCGGAGCCGACCTGGTACACGTGATCCCCGCCCGCACACGCACGGACGGCGCCGACCCCGAGAGGGATCGACGCCGTCCGTCGTGCTGCGAGCCGGAGCCCGCGGAATGCGCGAGCGCTAGCGCTTCCGCTTCTCCCGCACGCGCATGTTGACGATGATCGGGCTGCCCTCGAAGCCGTAGATCTCGCGCAGGCGACGCTGGATGTAGCGGCGGTACTGCGGGTCGAGGTACCCGGTCGTGAAGAGCACGAATGTCGGCGGGCGGCTCGAGGCCTGCGTGCCGAACAGGATGCGCGGCTGCTTTCCGCCGCGCACGGGGTGCGGGTGCGCCGAGGTGAGCTCCGCGAGGAACGCGTTGAACTTGCCCGTCGCGATGCGGGTGTCCCACGACTCCAGCGCGACCTCGAGAGCCGGGACGAGCTTCTCCATGTGGCGGCCGGTGCGCGCCGAGATGTTGACGCGCGGCGCCCACGACACGTGCGCGAGGTCGGTCTCGATCTCGCGCTCCAGGTAGCGGCGCCGCTCGTCGTCGAGGAGGTCCCACTTGTTGAAGGCCAGCACGAGCGCGCGGCCCGACTCGAGCACCAGCTCGATGATGCGGATGTCCTGCTCGCTGATGACCTCGGAGACGTCGATCATGACGACCGCGACCTCCGCCTTCTCCAGCGCGGCGCTCGTGCGGAGCGACGCGTAGAAGTCGGCGCCCTGGGCGAGGTGCATGCGGCGGCGGATGCCGGCGGTGTCGACGAAGCGCCACACCTTGCCGGCGATCTCGACCTGCTCGTCGACGGGATCGCGCGTCGTGCCGGCGAGCTCGTTGACGACCACGCGCTCCTCGCCCGCGGCCTTGTTGAGCAGGCTCGACTTGCCGACGTTCGGGCGGCCGAGGATGGCGACGCGACGGGGTCCGCCCACCTCCTCCTTGGCGACCTTGGAGACGAGCGGCAGGGTCTTCAGCACGAGGTCGAGGAGGTCCGCGACGCCGCGGCCGTGCAGCGCCGAGACGGGGTGCGGCTCGCCGAGGCCGAGCGACCACAGCACGGCGGCGTTCGGCTCCTGGCGCACGTCGTCGACCTTGTTGGCCGCGAGGAGCACGGGCTTGTTGGTCTTGCGGAGGAGGCGGACGACGTGCTCGTCGGTGCTCGTGGCGCCCACGTTCGCGTCGACGACGAAGAGCACGGCGTCGGCGAGGTCCATCGCGATCTCGGCCTGCATGGCCACGGACGCGTTGATGCCCTTCGCGTCGGGCTCCCAGCCGCCGGTGTCGACGAGCGTGAACCAGCGGCCCGCGTGCTCGGCCTTGTAGGAGACGCGGTCGCGCGTGACGCCGGGGGTGTCCTCGACGACGGCCTCGCGGCGGCCGAGGATCCGGTTGATGAGGGCCGACTTGCCCACGTTGGGGCGGCCGACGACCGCGAGCACGGGCAGCGCCGGCAGGTACGTGACCTGGTCGGGGTCGTCCGTGGCGGTCTCGAGGACCTCCAGGTCCTCGTCCTCGAGCTCGTAGTCCTCGAGCCCGGCGCGGAGCGTCTGCGCGCGCTGCGCGGCCAGGTCCTCGTCGATGCTCGACAGGCGCTCGTGGAGCCCGCTGTCGAGCTCGGGGAAGTCGTCGTCGTGATCAGCCATGCGTGTGTCCTCTGGCGTGTCGGCCCGTCACCGGGCCGCGCCTCAATCTGTTCGTGCGTGAACGAGATCGACCACCGCCTGGACGGTCTGGTCGAAGTCGATGTCCGTGGAGTCGATGGTGGTCACACCATCTGCGGCGTTCATGAAATCGACGACCTGCGAGTCGGCCCGATCCCGGGAGGCGAGTGATTCGCCGACCGCGGCGGCCGACTGATTCGTCGTCTCCGCGGAACGCCTCCTCATCCTAGCTTCCGGGGAGGCCGTGAGGAGAATGCGCACCTGGGCGTCCGGCGCGACGACGGTGGTGATGTCGCGCCCCTCGACCACGATGCCGGGCTTGTCGCTCGACGCCATGAGCGAGCGGAACAGCTCCACCATGTAGTGCCGCACCTCGGGCACGCGCGCCACGTGGCTGACCACGGCGGAGACGCGCGGCTCGCGGATCGCCTCGGTGACGTCGGTGCCGCGCACGCTCACGCGCGTCTCGGACGGGTCGATGCCGATGTCGTAGTCGAAGCCCTCGATGAGGCTCGTGACGGTCGCGGGGTCCTCGGTGTCGACGCCGCTCTCCAGCGCGAACCAGCTGAGCGCGCGGTACGCGGCGCCCGTGTCCTGGTAGTCGAAGCCGAGGGCGCGCGCGGCGGCGCGGCTCACGCTCGACTTGCCGCTGCCGGCGGGGCCGTCGACGGCGACGACCGTGCGGTTGAGCGTGGCGTCGACGAGGAGGGCGTCCTCGAGCGGGTCGGGTGCGGTCGTCTCGGGTGCGTCCACGGCGTCTCCGGTCATCCGGCGATCCTCCAGTTCCGTTCTTCGAGCCGCGCGACCAGGCGGTCACGGGCCTCGGGCAGCACGGCGATCTCGACGAGACCGACCTGCGCGCCCTGGGAGTGCTCGAGGCGCAGGTCCTCGATGCTGACGTCGGCGGCGCCGACGTCCGCGATCAGCGCGGCGAGCTGGCCGGGCCGGTCGTCGATCATCACGGTGAGGGCGGCGAAGCGCCGGTCCTGCCCGTGCTTGCCGGGGATGCGGGCGACGCCCGCGTTCCCCGCGTGGATCCGCTCGGCCACCCGCAGCCGGGCACCCTGCGCGTCGACGTCGTCGAGCGCGCCGATGACGTCGTCGAGGTCGGCGCGCATGGCGCGCAGGATCGGCACGATGCGGGAGGCGTTGGCGCCGAGGATCTGCACCCACAGCGCCGCGTCGCTCGACGCGATGCGCGTGGTGTCGCGGAGCCCCTGGCCGGAGAGGCCGAGCGCGGTCGCGGATCCGTCGGCGAGCCGCGACGCCAGCAGGCTCGCGACCACCTGCGGCACGTGCGAGACGAGCGCCACCGAGGCGTCGTGCTCCTCCGCGGTCATCTCGATCGGCACGCCGCCGAGGTCGAGGATCAGCTGCTCGACGGGCGCGCCCGCCGCGTACGTGATGCCGCCGTGGCCCGCGATGACCCAGGGCCGGCCGAGGAAGAGGTCGCCCGTCGCGGAGACGGGGCCGCCGCGCTCGCGCCCGGCGAGCGGGTGCGAGCCGAGGTAGCGGGAGAGGTCGGCGCCCATCGCGGCGAGATCCGCGAGCGGCGCGGCCTTCACGCTCGCGACGTCGGTGACGAGGGCGTCCGGATGCGCGGCCAGCTCGGCCGCGACCACGCGCGCGGTCACGTCCGGCGGCACGCACACGACCACCAGCGACGGCCGGTCGGGCGCGGACGACGCGTCCGCGATCCGCCCGGCGCCCATGTCCGCCGCGAGCCGCAACGTGGTCGGCGACGCGTCCGCGAGCACCACGTCGACGCCGCGGGCGGAGAGCCCGAGGCCGATGCTCGTGCCGAGGAGCCCCGTGCCGACGATCCGGACGGTCCCCTGCACGCGCGTGTCGGTCGCCTGGACGGCGCCCGCGGCCTCGCTCACTCGCCGTCCTCGCGGTCGACGTCCCCCTGCGCCTCGGCCGCCGCGCCGGCGCCCTGCGGGGTCGCGGGTCCGGCCTGCGCGCGGGCCTCGCGCGAGATGGTGAGGAGCTGGCCGAGCTCGTCGGAGGTGAGGTCGCGCACGCGGCCGACCCCGAGGGATCCGAGGTGCAGCGGCCCGAACTGGCGGCGCACGAGCTCCTCCACCGGGTGGCCGACCTCGTCGAGCATGCGGCGCACGATGCGGTTGCGGCCCGAGTGCAGCGTGATCTCCACGAGCGTCTGGTCGCCGCCGCCCGAGAGGATGCGCGCGCGGTCCGCCTGGATCGGCCCGTCCTCGAGGTCCACGCCCTGCGTGAGCCGCTGGATCGTCTGCGGCGTGACGCGGCCGGTGACCTTGGCGATGTACGTCTTCAGCACGCCGAAGGACGGGTGCGCGAGCACGTGCGCGAGGTCGCCGTCGTTGGTGAGGATGAGGAGCCCGCTCGTCTCCGCGTCGAGGCGGCCGACGTTGAACAGGCGCTCCTCGAACTCCTCGGTGAACTCGCGGAGGTCGGGGCGGCCGCGCTCGTCGCGGAGCGAGGAGTAGATGCCGACGGGCTTGTTGAGCATCAGGTAGCGCTTGGAGGTGTCGAGCTGCACGGCCTGGTCGTCGACCGCGACCTCGTCGACGTCGGGGTCGATGCGGCGGCCGGGCTCGGTGACGACCTCGCCGTTCACGGTGACGCGGCCCGCGGCGATCATGTCCTCGCAGACGCGGCGGCTGGCGACGCCGGCGGCGGCCATCACCTTCTGCAGGCGGATGCCCTGCACCGGCTCGTCCGGGTTCCAGGCGTGCTCGTTCTCAGTGGAGGGGGTCATGGAAGCCTTCCGCCCCGTCGGGGAGCAACGGGGAGATCGGGGGGAGCTCGTCGAGCGAGTTGATGCCGAGCTGCGTGAGCAGGTGGTCTGTCGTACCGTAATGGATCGCGCCGGTCTCGCCGTCGGTGAAGGCCTCCGTAACGAGGCCCCGCGCGAGCAGCGTCCGCACCACCGAGTCGACGTTGACGGCGCGGATCGCCGCGACCTGGCTGCGGCTGATCGGCTGCTTGTAGGCGATCACCGCGAGCGTCTCGAGCGCCGCCTGCGAGAGGCGCGTCGGGTTCTGCGTGAGCACGTGGTCGCGGATCACCGTGTCGTACTCGGCCCGCACGTACACGCGCCAGCCGCCGCCGACCTCGCGCAGCTCGAAGCCGCGGCGCACTCCCCCGGTGCGGCCGTCGAAGTCGTCGACGAGTCGCTGGATCGCGCGGCGCACCTCCTTCACGGGCGTCGAGGTCGCGGTCGCGAGGGTCGTCACGCTCTGCGGCTCGTCGGCCACCATGAGCAGCGCCTCGAGCGCGCGGTCGAGGTCGAGCGGCGCGTCGGACTCGGGCGCGGCGGCGGCGCCGTCAGCGGGATCCCCCGGCTCAGCTGTCATAGCCCGCCCCCAGGCTCGCGAGCGCGTCGTCGCTCCAGCTCTCGGCGGTCCAGCGCAGCGTCAGCTCGCCGAGCGCCTCGGGCTGGTCGAACTCGATGGCGGCGACGCGGTACAGCTCGAGCACCGCGAGGAAGCGCGCGATCACGACGCCCGTGAGCCCGGCATCCGCCACGAGCTCGCGGAAGGTGACGGGCACCCCGACCCGCAGCCGCGCGACGACCACGGCCGCCTGCTCCCGGATGCTCACGAGCGGCGCGTGCAGGTGGTCGAGTCCCACGGTCGGCACCTCCCGCGGCGCGAGCGCGAGCAGCGCGATGGCCGCGAGGTCGGCGGGCGAGGTCGTCCAGACGAGCTCCGGCACCTGCGCCCGGAAGCGCTCCTCGAGCGGCACGTCGCGGAAGGCGCGCGTCGACTCGGTCGCGAGGCGCTGCTGGAACCAGCTCGCCGCCTCCTTGAACGCGCGGTACTGCAGCAGGCGCGCGAACAGCAGGTCGCGCGCCTCCAGGAGCGCCACGTCCTCCGCGTCCACCAGCTCCCCCTGCGGCAGGAGCCCCACCAGCTTGAGGTCGAGCAGCGTCGCCGCGACCACGAGGAAGGAGCTGGCCTCGTCGAGGTCGTCCGGTCCGTCGAGCCCGCGGATGTGCGCGATGAACTCGTTGGTCACGAGGCTCAGGCTCACCTCGGTGATGTCCATCTCGTGGCTGCCGATGAGCGACAGCAGCAGGTCGAACGGCCCCTCGAAGTTGCCGATGCTGACACGGAACGCGCGCTCGGGATCCGTCCGCGGCGCGTCCTCCACCGCGAGGCCGGCGCCGGCCGGGGACGAGCCCCTACGCGACGGCGCCACGCGCGATGAGCTCCCGCGCCACCTTGCGGTACGCGAGCGCGGCCGGGTGCTCGGGCGCGAACTGGATGATGGGCTTGCCCGCCACGGACGCGTCCGGGAACTTCACGGTGCGGCCGATCACGGTCTCCAGCACGCTCGCGTCGAACGCCTCGACCACGCGCTGCAGGACCTCGCGCGAGTGCAGGGTGCGGGAGTCGTACATGGTCGCGAGGATCCCGTCGAGCTCGAGCCCCGGGTTCAGCCGGTCCTTGACCTTCTCGATGGTCTCGACGAGGAGCGCGACGCCGCGCAGCGCGAAGTACTCGCACTCCAGGGGGATCAGCACGCCGTGGCTCGCCGTGAGCGCGTTGACGGTGAGGAGGCCGAGGGACGGCTGGCAGTCGATGAGGATGACGTCGTAGTCGCCGCTCACC
It encodes the following:
- a CDS encoding acyl-CoA dehydrogenase family protein; protein product: MTLIDREPRPASGSPTPARSTANASADAHASASASASAHADRPRPAPLGDAPVDRWKGAPRPTTPAAWIARAREVGDILAVDQVERDRAGASPHQEVALLKHAGLVTLLGPAEHGGGGQTWDTAYKVIRAVARGDGSIGQLLGYHYLWAWAVRLVGTDAQIAAVEKLATTGNLLFGGAVNPRDSDLVIREDGDELVYSGQKSFSTGGVVSDLTVLEGVIEGTDTHVFAIVPTDQPGIVFGHDWDSLGQRLTESGSVEIRDVRVPWADAAGFVDRVFQPLVYGTLNVPAIQLVFANFYQGIAEGALETAAAYTRSTTRAWPYGGDDKERATDEWYVLEGYGQLQSKVWASEALLDRVGAEISAVLHAPRERLTERKRGEIAVRVAAAKARIAEDGLEVGTRILELTGARASSAKAGLDIFWRNLRTHTLHDPIPYKRREVGRHLLLGEIPEPTWYT
- the der gene encoding ribosome biogenesis GTPase Der, whose product is MADHDDDFPELDSGLHERLSSIDEDLAAQRAQTLRAGLEDYELEDEDLEVLETATDDPDQVTYLPALPVLAVVGRPNVGKSALINRILGRREAVVEDTPGVTRDRVSYKAEHAGRWFTLVDTGGWEPDAKGINASVAMQAEIAMDLADAVLFVVDANVGATSTDEHVVRLLRKTNKPVLLAANKVDDVRQEPNAAVLWSLGLGEPHPVSALHGRGVADLLDLVLKTLPLVSKVAKEEVGGPRRVAILGRPNVGKSSLLNKAAGEERVVVNELAGTTRDPVDEQVEIAGKVWRFVDTAGIRRRMHLAQGADFYASLRTSAALEKAEVAVVMIDVSEVISEQDIRIIELVLESGRALVLAFNKWDLLDDERRRYLEREIETDLAHVSWAPRVNISARTGRHMEKLVPALEVALESWDTRIATGKFNAFLAELTSAHPHPVRGGKQPRILFGTQASSRPPTFVLFTTGYLDPQYRRYIQRRLREIYGFEGSPIIVNMRVREKRKR
- the cmk gene encoding (d)CMP kinase, whose product is MTGDAVDAPETTAPDPLEDALLVDATLNRTVVAVDGPAGSGKSSVSRAAARALGFDYQDTGAAYRALSWFALESGVDTEDPATVTSLIEGFDYDIGIDPSETRVSVRGTDVTEAIREPRVSAVVSHVARVPEVRHYMVELFRSLMASSDKPGIVVEGRDITTVVAPDAQVRILLTASPEARMRRRSAETTNQSAAAVGESLASRDRADSQVVDFMNAADGVTTIDSTDIDFDQTVQAVVDLVHARTD
- a CDS encoding prephenate dehydrogenase, whose translation is MSEAAGAVQATDTRVQGTVRIVGTGLLGTSIGLGLSARGVDVVLADASPTTLRLAADMGAGRIADASSAPDRPSLVVVCVPPDVTARVVAAELAAHPDALVTDVASVKAAPLADLAAMGADLSRYLGSHPLAGRERGGPVSATGDLFLGRPWVIAGHGGITYAAGAPVEQLILDLGGVPIEMTAEEHDASVALVSHVPQVVASLLASRLADGSATALGLSGQGLRDTTRIASSDAALWVQILGANASRIVPILRAMRADLDDVIGALDDVDAQGARLRVAERIHAGNAGVARIPGKHGQDRRFAALTVMIDDRPGQLAALIADVGAADVSIEDLRLEHSQGAQVGLVEIAVLPEARDRLVARLEERNWRIAG
- a CDS encoding pseudouridine synthase, with amino-acid sequence MTPSTENEHAWNPDEPVQGIRLQKVMAAAGVASRRVCEDMIAAGRVTVNGEVVTEPGRRIDPDVDEVAVDDQAVQLDTSKRYLMLNKPVGIYSSLRDERGRPDLREFTEEFEERLFNVGRLDAETSGLLILTNDGDLAHVLAHPSFGVLKTYIAKVTGRVTPQTIQRLTQGVDLEDGPIQADRARILSGGGDQTLVEITLHSGRNRIVRRMLDEVGHPVEELVRRQFGPLHLGSLGVGRVRDLTSDELGQLLTISREARAQAGPATPQGAGAAAEAQGDVDREDGE
- the scpB gene encoding SMC-Scp complex subunit ScpB — translated: MTAEPGDPADGAAAAPESDAPLDLDRALEALLMVADEPQSVTTLATATSTPVKEVRRAIQRLVDDFDGRTGGVRRGFELREVGGGWRVYVRAEYDTVIRDHVLTQNPTRLSQAALETLAVIAYKQPISRSQVAAIRAVNVDSVVRTLLARGLVTEAFTDGETGAIHYGTTDHLLTQLGINSLDELPPISPLLPDGAEGFHDPLH
- a CDS encoding segregation and condensation protein A, encoding MAPSRRGSSPAGAGLAVEDAPRTDPERAFRVSIGNFEGPFDLLLSLIGSHEMDITEVSLSLVTNEFIAHIRGLDGPDDLDEASSFLVVAATLLDLKLVGLLPQGELVDAEDVALLEARDLLFARLLQYRAFKEAASWFQQRLATESTRAFRDVPLEERFRAQVPELVWTTSPADLAAIALLALAPREVPTVGLDHLHAPLVSIREQAAVVVARLRVGVPVTFRELVADAGLTGVVIARFLAVLELYRVAAIEFDQPEALGELTLRWTAESWSDDALASLGAGYDS
- a CDS encoding ParA family protein, whose amino-acid sequence is MDVPVLGPTGRELREFAEPEPLAGHGPAKIISLCNQKGGVGKTTTAINLGASLASYGRRVLAVDFDPQGALSAGLGVQTHDAVTVYDLLLGTVKDPREAIQTTGFEGLDVIPANIDLSAAEVHLVNEVAREQILASVLRKVSGDYDVILIDCQPSLGLLTVNALTASHGVLIPLECEYFALRGVALLVETIEKVKDRLNPGLELDGILATMYDSRTLHSREVLQRVVEAFDASVLETVIGRTVKFPDASVAGKPIIQFAPEHPAALAYRKVARELIARGAVA